A portion of the Flavobacterium limnophilum genome contains these proteins:
- a CDS encoding T9SS type B sorting domain-containing protein has protein sequence MIQINTKLVFALLFLALFTKSNAQNDCTDAIVACGNSAFTGITVTGIGIQELSDQTNTCSSQENNAIWLKIAIKKGGTLGFLLLPESADINEDFDFFIFGPNATCNALGQSIRCSTTNPRASNQSNNYTGMNENETDTSEGPGPNGNSFVKWLTVSDGDTYFLVIDRPIGYSNFSLQWTGTATFNDAPEIKIPISTTLNMNQCDTDGVADFSTTFDLTKNTSIIIGNQDDVIVTYHTELNDAIVNINPILNPRSFVNSSNPQTIYTRITNSKTDCFSTSEFTIDTTQTISFPVTESYICDDATDGDDTNGKAIFDLNKVTSEVFKNQDTSTYTINYYLSQSDADANHNELPQFFHNTTAHQQDIYIKAYSNELCPATARIKLHVNPLPQKIEASLIQCDTGLNPDGISTFNLSEANSSLTNNLQNLAVDFFLNHNDAINNTNPFPTTFVNTINPQTIVAKVTNTATGCYRFNNLTLKVNLIPEQTYPLKPVCDDDGLEDGIHVFDLNEANIPIANTQTIAYYLNSTDALLEQNAIKNPQNFINQTTSNQILYARVEDKNDCFGISPIELKVDKLPQIEITSAAIVCSNLPALFVPINAGILEGLPEDYTYIWSKNGTVLPEQTAYSIDINTEGNYTVEVLNSAGCSKVRTIAVTPSNVAEIKSVNITEMADINTVTVNVTGSGKYEYSLDNPLGPFQNSNFFTNVTAGIHDIFVNDKNGCGTISKTMAVIGLPKIFTPNNDGYNDYWSVKGTNATFNAKSIIYIFDRYGKLLKQITPKSQGWDGTFNGIPLPTDDYWYTVKLEDGREVKGHFSLKR, from the coding sequence ATGATACAGATCAATACTAAATTAGTTTTTGCTTTATTATTTTTGGCACTATTCACAAAAAGCAATGCACAAAATGACTGTACAGATGCCATTGTAGCGTGCGGAAACTCAGCTTTTACAGGAATTACTGTAACCGGAATAGGTATTCAAGAATTATCCGACCAAACCAATACTTGCTCTAGCCAAGAAAACAACGCCATTTGGTTAAAAATTGCTATTAAAAAAGGAGGTACACTTGGCTTTTTGCTCCTTCCTGAAAGTGCCGATATTAACGAAGATTTTGATTTTTTTATTTTTGGACCAAATGCTACTTGCAATGCGCTTGGGCAATCTATACGCTGTTCTACTACAAATCCTAGAGCAAGCAATCAGAGTAATAATTACACTGGAATGAACGAAAATGAGACCGACACCTCCGAAGGGCCTGGGCCTAACGGAAATAGTTTTGTAAAATGGCTAACAGTTTCCGATGGAGATACTTATTTTTTGGTCATAGATCGTCCTATCGGATATAGCAATTTTTCATTGCAATGGACAGGAACTGCCACTTTCAATGATGCACCCGAAATTAAGATTCCAATAAGCACAACATTAAATATGAATCAATGTGATACCGATGGCGTTGCTGATTTTTCTACCACATTCGATCTAACCAAAAACACCTCTATAATCATTGGAAACCAGGATGATGTAATTGTAACTTACCACACGGAACTAAATGACGCAATAGTCAATATAAATCCGATTTTAAATCCAAGATCTTTCGTCAATTCGTCAAATCCACAAACTATTTATACAAGAATTACTAATTCTAAAACAGATTGTTTCAGTACCTCTGAATTTACAATTGATACCACCCAGACAATAAGTTTTCCTGTAACCGAATCTTACATTTGTGATGATGCTACAGATGGTGACGATACGAATGGTAAAGCTATTTTTGATTTAAATAAAGTTACGTCCGAGGTTTTTAAAAATCAAGATACGAGCACTTATACGATCAACTATTATTTATCTCAAAGCGATGCCGATGCAAATCATAATGAGTTGCCACAGTTTTTCCACAACACAACAGCCCATCAACAAGACATTTACATAAAAGCTTATAGCAATGAGTTGTGTCCTGCCACGGCTAGAATTAAATTGCATGTCAATCCGCTTCCACAAAAGATCGAGGCATCATTAATTCAATGCGATACTGGTTTAAATCCTGACGGAATTAGCACTTTCAATTTAAGCGAAGCCAATTCTTCACTAACAAATAATCTACAAAATCTTGCTGTTGATTTTTTCTTAAATCATAATGATGCCATAAATAACACAAACCCGTTCCCAACAACTTTTGTCAATACTATCAATCCGCAAACTATAGTTGCCAAAGTCACAAATACCGCTACAGGATGCTACAGATTCAATAATTTAACATTAAAAGTAAATTTAATTCCAGAGCAAACCTATCCCTTAAAACCTGTTTGCGATGACGATGGATTAGAAGACGGAATACATGTTTTCGACCTAAACGAGGCTAATATACCTATAGCAAATACACAGACTATAGCGTATTACTTGAATTCTACCGATGCCTTATTAGAGCAAAACGCAATAAAAAATCCGCAAAACTTCATCAATCAAACTACCTCTAATCAAATTCTTTACGCTCGAGTTGAAGACAAAAATGATTGTTTTGGCATCAGCCCAATTGAATTAAAAGTGGACAAATTACCGCAAATAGAAATTACTTCAGCCGCTATAGTTTGTTCCAATCTTCCAGCCCTTTTTGTACCAATCAATGCTGGAATACTAGAAGGACTACCAGAAGATTACACTTACATCTGGTCTAAAAACGGAACTGTTCTACCAGAACAAACAGCTTACTCCATTGACATAAATACCGAAGGGAACTATACTGTAGAAGTATTAAATAGTGCTGGCTGTAGCAAAGTTAGAACCATCGCAGTCACCCCTTCAAATGTGGCAGAAATTAAATCCGTTAACATTACTGAAATGGCAGATATAAATACGGTTACAGTAAATGTTACTGGTTCGGGCAAATACGAATACAGTTTAGACAATCCTCTTGGGCCGTTTCAAAATTCTAATTTCTTTACTAATGTTACAGCTGGCATTCACGATATATTTGTTAACGATAAAAATGGCTGCGGAACCATTTCTAAAACCATGGCAGTCATTGGTTTGCCAAAAATCTTCACCCCAAACAACGACGGATACAATGATTATTGGAGCGTAAAAGGGACGAATGCTACATTCAACGCCAAATCCATCATTTATATTTTTGACCGATACGGAAAATTACTCAAGCAAATTACTCCAAAAAGCCAAGGATGGGATGGCACTTTTAACGGAATTCCATTACCTACTGATGATTATTGGTACACCGTAAAACTAGAAGATGGAAGAGAAGTCAAAGGGCATTTTAGTTTGAAAAGATAA
- a CDS encoding T9SS type B sorting domain-containing protein, with protein sequence MKRFQTILFFALICCNTIIVSAQNITVDDSYTAQQLVENVLVNSSCATVSNYAASGDTTPVGQNSYGYFTNAGGSFPFKEGVLLSTWGANNSKGPYVFYRGDGNDSAWSGDMDLNQAIGIASTNATSLEFDFTPLTNFLSFDYIFASNEYKDESPCQYSDGFAFLIKEKGSPANYQNLAVIPGTTTTVSSINIHPATPLGGCSAVNEIYYNGNNTATSPINYAGQTVVMNAQTNVVAGKTYHIKLVIADDKNQYYDSAVFLKAGSFAPKIDLGPDRLRDNPVCFGESLVIDTKLPASYAYKWFKNNVEIIGETKPFYTVTDTGAYSVEVIFTPATCSATGNINIEYAPKILLTDTTLTQCDDNGDGVTIFDLTKADNIIKNNDASLSPVVYYESLSDAQGKINPIQNPATYTNKLTVPNLFARVTNTFNCANYAQLSLVIANNSIAPQNPVSTCDGDAVQDGLYQFDLNTQVTPQVLTGLPAGMIVEYYLNTTDAVSQKNTLPNIFKNTTANQQIIYAQIVNGADCYGIVPITLVVNTFSPANFQDEAAALCIGSSTTLNVASGYSNYLWNTGETTNSIKVTASGDYSVKVTDVNGCEKTKKFNVTSSGIATITAAKVNDFEGNENSVLIEYTGVGNYEFSLDGLYFQDNPLFTGIAPGNYLAYARDKNGCGLSAPFQIYVLDYPRFFTPNGDGYNDFWKIKNLDLFPDAVISVFNRYGKLLKQLNANSSGWNGTFNNSELPADDYWFHLNFGDGKIIKGHFSLKR encoded by the coding sequence ATGAAACGGTTTCAAACCATATTATTTTTCGCCTTAATTTGTTGCAATACAATCATTGTATCTGCGCAAAACATTACCGTTGACGACTCTTATACGGCTCAACAACTTGTCGAAAATGTTTTGGTAAACAGTTCTTGTGCAACAGTTTCTAACTATGCTGCCAGTGGCGACACAACTCCCGTTGGACAAAATAGTTATGGCTATTTTACCAATGCCGGCGGCAGTTTTCCTTTCAAAGAAGGAGTGCTTTTGAGCACTTGGGGAGCCAATAATTCTAAAGGGCCTTATGTTTTTTACAGAGGTGACGGAAATGATAGTGCTTGGTCAGGTGATATGGATTTGAATCAGGCGATAGGAATTGCATCCACAAACGCCACATCGTTGGAATTCGATTTTACGCCCTTGACCAATTTCTTGAGTTTTGATTACATTTTTGCTTCCAATGAATATAAAGACGAAAGCCCTTGCCAATATTCCGATGGATTTGCTTTTTTGATTAAAGAAAAAGGAAGTCCTGCGAATTATCAAAACCTGGCAGTAATTCCCGGAACAACAACTACAGTCTCATCCATAAACATTCACCCTGCTACTCCTCTGGGAGGTTGTTCGGCAGTAAATGAAATATATTACAATGGAAACAACACGGCTACAAGTCCAATAAATTATGCTGGACAAACAGTTGTCATGAATGCTCAAACCAATGTTGTTGCAGGAAAAACGTATCATATTAAATTGGTGATTGCCGATGATAAAAACCAGTATTACGATTCGGCCGTTTTCCTGAAAGCAGGAAGTTTTGCCCCGAAAATAGATTTGGGTCCCGATAGATTGAGGGACAACCCGGTTTGTTTTGGCGAAAGCCTAGTCATCGACACAAAATTGCCGGCGAGTTATGCTTACAAATGGTTTAAAAATAATGTGGAAATAATAGGCGAAACAAAACCATTTTATACCGTTACCGATACTGGAGCTTATAGTGTGGAAGTGATTTTTACGCCTGCAACTTGTAGTGCTACCGGAAATATAAATATAGAATATGCTCCAAAAATTCTGTTGACCGACACAACACTAACCCAATGTGATGACAATGGCGACGGAGTTACCATTTTTGATTTGACCAAAGCGGACAACATCATCAAAAATAATGATGCCAGTTTAAGTCCAGTTGTTTATTATGAATCGTTATCCGATGCACAGGGAAAAATTAATCCAATTCAAAATCCGGCTACTTATACCAACAAACTAACAGTTCCAAACCTTTTTGCCAGAGTTACCAATACTTTCAACTGTGCCAATTATGCCCAACTTAGTCTTGTTATTGCAAACAACAGCATTGCACCGCAAAATCCTGTTTCGACCTGTGATGGCGATGCCGTTCAAGATGGTTTGTATCAATTTGATTTAAATACACAAGTAACGCCACAAGTTTTGACAGGATTACCGGCTGGAATGATTGTGGAATATTATCTGAATACAACGGATGCTGTTTCGCAAAAAAACACGCTACCCAATATTTTTAAGAATACAACAGCAAATCAACAAATTATTTATGCCCAAATTGTAAACGGAGCCGATTGTTACGGAATTGTTCCAATAACCCTTGTCGTAAACACCTTTAGTCCTGCCAATTTTCAGGATGAAGCGGCAGCTTTATGCATTGGTTCCTCGACAACTTTAAATGTGGCTTCCGGGTATTCGAATTATTTATGGAATACTGGCGAGACGACAAATTCGATTAAGGTTACTGCCTCTGGAGATTATTCCGTAAAAGTTACCGATGTAAATGGTTGCGAGAAAACAAAAAAATTCAACGTAACAAGTTCTGGAATTGCAACAATTACAGCTGCCAAGGTAAATGATTTTGAAGGAAACGAAAATTCTGTTTTGATAGAATATACAGGTGTTGGCAATTATGAATTTTCGCTTGACGGATTATATTTTCAAGACAATCCATTGTTTACAGGAATTGCTCCGGGCAATTATTTAGCTTATGCACGAGATAAAAATGGTTGTGGTTTATCTGCTCCTTTTCAAATTTATGTTTTGGATTATCCCCGTTTTTTTACTCCAAATGGCGATGGCTACAATGACTTTTGGAAAATTAAAAATCTGGATTTATTTCCAGATGCCGTCATAAGCGTTTTCAACCGGTATGGAAAATTATTAAAACAACTTAACGCCAATAGCTCAGGCTGGAACGGCACATTCAACAATTCTGAATTACCCGCTGACGATTACTGGTTTCATCTCAATTTTGGTGACGGAAAAATAATAAAAGGTCATTTTTCCTTGAAAAGATAG
- a CDS encoding T9SS type B sorting domain-containing protein has translation MKKFLILLFIFASINCFSQFSKTHYIPPLSGSNSIAAQEQYLYISTPSLTPVKVKINAIGVGITNVTVSQNNPYVYTIGPGTDTQLMASSVFLNTPLSDKGFIIEAESLVYVAARVLAGNYNQAGSLVSKGMSALGKEFRVGAFINTATTDFSPARYTFLSILATENNTLVEFKDIKPGVTLLNNPSVGNTPPSITLNRGQSYILAIEDLSIANKDGLIGALVKSNKPIAFNCGSFGGTNGNNNGNLDLGFDQIVPIENIKNSASNETKYIFVRGFGLNITERPLIVAHEDNTEVFINEVSTTILNAGQYLAIDGSLYGANGNMYVRTTKPTFAFQSVGGSGQANQEMFFVPPLNCSTPNIVNNIPFLESIAPQSFTTNSGVNIVTESGATLQIGIDGTNYPISSLPPGVTATLKTVVANPAFEVYSITGLRGNIGAFSNKQIYVSYFGSSGAATYGGYYSGFDLKPEIISDIKIGSSSSCIPDVVLKISTLTAYNSFQWFKNDVLIPAETSNQYTPTSPGFYQVRGSISGCLSEVFSDKIPVSECPTDLDNDKACDNIDVDNDNDGILNCTESYGNQNIDISNLNSGNITVGTYTNSFTGNVSTSITASAIPFTGSSDGSFISEVPAGKGNSATYTMNFAQPISVGIEYASTANSSDLLNADAEYVVNSEINKTITVLNPTNQLLIDTNYDGIYESGVTQFSSFEIRFRLNSTTPLAAGTGTFKFQTYLANSISFTHKNLLDDLPNKSTLKFFTPCVPKDSDLDGIPDQLDPDSDNDGIQDAIEAQANNSVALSNTDTNINGIDNAFEPGFTPFDNDNDGIPDYLDLDSDNDGILDSVENGNDLDTDGIRNYRDLDSDQDLCSDVIEAGFTDADGDAKFGNSPITVDAKGLVIGAPYTIPNPNYITAAPIVITTQPNVAPTCELQNATISLVDNGGNTYQWQLSTDGVNWTNLSNNATYPDVTANPLNIIGVTNAMNGYKYRVLLNKTGNSCGLTSAETTLTIYALPVVNNVTIVQCDDDLDAISTFNLTVKNNIISSNSANETFTYYKTLAGANTADATQLISTPLAFTNTTPVTMPVWARVVNTNGCFRTAQITLQVSATQIPITFKRTFVNCDDFLDTNGLSNANNDKRDGITTFNLSSVTNDIKALLPAGNFSITYYRNQADALAELNVITDISNYRNIGYPNTQNIWVRIDSDINNACYGLGPFVTLTVEKLPFANAVPVFRQCDDNQDGIFPFDTSNLETTLLGSNQSFPVTVTYFDVANNPLKDANGALMTSPFPATFFSTSQTIKAVVTNNTTQKCFDETTIQFIVDDLPEAFAVPVNLTTTCDDESDPLTQDGKIAFDTTTFQSTILGTQTGMTVKYFDANGNPLSSPLPNPFVTETQNVTVVVENPINTTCTASVILPFVVNPLPKINLNTDGSEDKLVCQNDPTFFVQLDAGIQDNSPTSNYNYIWSKDGIILPGETNYTLNVNAEGIYTVEVTTLSGCSRIRTIKVTASNIADIETIKIVDMADINMVTIIATGTGDYEYSLGESLSFFQDSNIFTNVPAGIHTVYIRDKNGCGTIDETIAVVGLPKFFTPNNDGYNDYWNVKGVNATFNPNSIIYIFDRYGKLIKQVAATSEGWDGTFNGAPMLGDDYWYTIKLEDGREAKGHFSLKR, from the coding sequence ATGAAAAAGTTTTTAATTTTACTCTTTATTTTTGCTTCCATAAATTGTTTTTCCCAGTTTAGCAAGACTCATTACATACCGCCATTGTCAGGTTCAAATTCTATCGCTGCACAAGAGCAATATTTATATATTTCCACCCCAAGTTTAACCCCCGTAAAAGTTAAAATCAATGCCATTGGAGTAGGAATCACCAATGTTACCGTATCTCAAAATAATCCCTATGTTTACACCATCGGCCCAGGAACAGATACGCAACTAATGGCTAGCAGCGTTTTTTTAAACACGCCTCTTTCCGACAAGGGTTTTATTATCGAAGCAGAAAGCTTGGTTTATGTTGCTGCTAGGGTATTGGCAGGAAACTACAATCAAGCAGGTTCATTAGTTTCAAAAGGAATGTCAGCATTAGGAAAAGAATTTAGAGTTGGAGCCTTCATAAATACTGCCACAACAGATTTTAGCCCAGCTCGATATACTTTTTTATCCATTTTAGCCACAGAAAACAATACTCTTGTTGAATTCAAAGACATCAAGCCGGGGGTCACTTTATTAAATAATCCCAGCGTTGGAAACACTCCTCCAAGTATTACATTAAACAGAGGGCAAAGTTATATTTTGGCTATCGAAGACCTCAGTATTGCAAACAAAGACGGATTAATTGGCGCATTAGTCAAATCGAATAAACCCATTGCTTTCAACTGTGGTTCTTTTGGAGGAACTAATGGTAACAACAATGGAAATTTGGACTTGGGATTTGACCAAATTGTTCCAATAGAAAATATAAAAAATAGTGCTTCAAATGAAACCAAATACATTTTTGTAAGAGGTTTTGGATTAAACATCACCGAAAGACCTTTAATTGTGGCTCACGAAGACAATACCGAAGTATTTATCAACGAAGTTAGCACAACTATATTAAATGCAGGACAATATTTAGCTATAGACGGCTCTTTGTATGGAGCCAATGGAAATATGTATGTGAGAACTACAAAACCAACATTTGCTTTTCAAAGTGTTGGAGGTTCTGGTCAGGCCAATCAAGAAATGTTTTTTGTTCCACCATTAAATTGCTCAACACCAAACATTGTAAACAATATCCCATTCTTAGAAAGCATTGCTCCCCAGTCTTTTACAACAAATAGCGGTGTAAATATCGTTACCGAAAGTGGAGCAACATTACAAATAGGAATTGATGGTACAAATTACCCCATTTCTAGTCTTCCCCCTGGAGTAACAGCAACTCTTAAAACCGTAGTTGCCAACCCCGCTTTTGAAGTGTATAGCATCACAGGTCTAAGAGGTAATATTGGTGCTTTCTCGAATAAACAAATTTATGTTTCTTATTTTGGTTCAAGTGGAGCAGCAACCTATGGCGGTTATTATTCAGGTTTTGATCTTAAACCCGAAATAATATCCGATATAAAAATAGGTTCATCTTCTTCTTGCATTCCGGATGTGGTTTTAAAAATCAGCACTTTAACTGCTTATAATTCCTTTCAATGGTTTAAAAATGATGTGTTAATCCCAGCCGAGACAAGCAATCAATACACGCCAACTTCTCCAGGTTTTTATCAAGTGAGAGGAAGTATTTCAGGTTGCTTGAGTGAGGTTTTTTCTGATAAAATTCCCGTTAGTGAATGTCCTACGGATTTAGATAACGATAAAGCCTGTGACAACATCGATGTCGATAATGACAATGATGGAATCCTAAATTGTACCGAATCTTATGGAAATCAAAATATCGATATTTCAAATTTAAATTCAGGAAATATTACTGTTGGAACGTATACAAATTCCTTCACAGGAAATGTTTCAACCTCAATAACAGCAAGCGCAATCCCATTTACTGGCAGTTCAGATGGCAGTTTTATATCCGAAGTTCCTGCTGGAAAAGGAAATAGTGCAACTTATACAATGAATTTTGCACAGCCAATAAGTGTAGGAATAGAATATGCTTCGACAGCAAATTCTTCCGATTTATTGAATGCGGATGCAGAATATGTTGTAAATTCAGAAATCAATAAAACCATAACGGTGCTCAATCCAACAAATCAATTATTAATTGACACCAACTACGACGGCATTTACGAAAGTGGAGTAACCCAATTTTCTTCTTTCGAAATACGATTTAGACTTAACAGTACAACTCCTTTGGCAGCTGGCACTGGCACATTCAAATTCCAAACTTATTTAGCCAATTCGATAAGTTTTACACATAAAAATTTGTTGGATGATTTACCAAATAAGTCAACTTTAAAGTTTTTCACGCCCTGTGTTCCAAAAGATTCTGATTTAGACGGAATTCCCGACCAATTGGATCCAGACAGCGACAATGATGGAATCCAGGATGCAATAGAAGCCCAAGCAAACAATTCGGTGGCTTTATCAAATACCGACACAAACATTAATGGAATAGACAATGCTTTCGAACCCGGATTTACGCCTTTTGACAATGACAATGATGGAATTCCAGACTATTTGGATTTGGACAGCGACAATGACGGAATTTTAGATTCGGTAGAAAATGGAAATGACTTGGATACTGATGGAATCCGAAATTACCGCGATTTAGACAGCGACCAAGATTTGTGCAGCGACGTTATTGAAGCGGGATTTACCGATGCCGATGGAGATGCAAAATTTGGAAATTCACCAATAACCGTTGACGCAAAAGGACTCGTTATTGGAGCTCCCTACACTATTCCGAATCCAAATTACATCACGGCTGCTCCTATCGTAATAACCACGCAACCCAATGTGGCTCCAACTTGTGAATTACAAAACGCCACAATTTCATTAGTCGATAATGGAGGAAATACTTACCAATGGCAATTATCCACTGATGGAGTGAACTGGACCAACCTTTCCAACAATGCAACTTATCCTGACGTAACAGCAAATCCATTAAATATAATAGGCGTTACCAATGCGATGAACGGATACAAATATCGCGTGTTATTAAACAAAACAGGAAATTCTTGCGGATTGACTTCGGCCGAAACCACCTTGACCATTTATGCTTTACCCGTTGTGAATAATGTGACGATAGTACAATGTGACGACGATCTGGATGCAATTTCGACCTTCAATCTAACAGTAAAAAACAATATAATTTCAAGCAATTCAGCTAACGAAACTTTTACGTATTACAAAACTTTGGCTGGAGCCAATACCGCCGATGCAACACAACTAATCAGTACACCATTGGCTTTTACAAACACAACACCAGTAACAATGCCAGTTTGGGCTAGAGTGGTGAACACAAATGGCTGTTTCAGGACCGCACAAATTACTTTACAAGTTTCGGCAACGCAAATTCCAATTACTTTCAAACGAACTTTTGTAAATTGCGATGATTTTCTGGATACAAACGGACTGAGCAATGCCAATAACGACAAAAGAGATGGAATTACCACTTTCAATTTAAGCAGCGTTACAAATGACATCAAGGCTTTGTTGCCAGCTGGAAATTTTAGCATAACCTATTACAGGAACCAAGCTGACGCCCTAGCTGAACTCAATGTCATTACCGATATTTCAAATTACAGAAACATTGGTTATCCAAACACCCAAAATATTTGGGTTCGAATAGATAGCGACATAAACAATGCTTGTTATGGCTTGGGACCATTTGTAACTTTGACTGTCGAAAAACTGCCTTTCGCCAATGCCGTTCCTGTTTTCAGACAATGCGACGACAATCAAGACGGGATTTTCCCTTTCGATACTTCAAATTTAGAAACCACTTTGTTGGGAAGCAACCAGTCGTTTCCCGTTACCGTGACCTATTTTGATGTTGCCAACAACCCGCTGAAAGATGCCAACGGAGCATTGATGACCAGCCCTTTTCCGGCAACTTTTTTCTCAACTTCGCAAACCATAAAGGCTGTTGTAACCAATAACACGACCCAAAAATGTTTTGACGAAACCACCATTCAATTTATTGTAGATGATTTGCCGGAAGCTTTTGCTGTTCCTGTGAATTTGACAACGACTTGTGATGACGAATCAGATCCTTTAACCCAAGACGGAAAAATTGCTTTCGACACGACCACATTCCAATCTACAATCCTGGGAACACAAACTGGAATGACGGTAAAATACTTCGATGCAAATGGAAATCCGTTGTCTAGTCCGTTGCCAAATCCATTTGTTACCGAAACACAAAACGTCACGGTTGTCGTGGAAAATCCAATAAACACGACTTGTACAGCCTCGGTAATTTTGCCATTTGTAGTAAATCCTCTACCTAAAATTAATTTAAACACTGATGGAAGCGAGGATAAATTAGTTTGCCAAAACGACCCGACTTTCTTTGTTCAACTCGATGCAGGAATCCAAGATAACTCTCCTACAAGCAACTATAACTATATCTGGTCAAAAGATGGAATCATTTTACCTGGTGAAACTAACTACACTTTAAACGTAAACGCAGAGGGAATTTATACTGTAGAAGTCACAACTCTATCTGGCTGTAGCAGAATTAGAACCATAAAAGTAACCGCTTCAAATATTGCAGATATCGAAACTATTAAAATTGTCGATATGGCCGACATCAATATGGTTACCATTATTGCTACTGGAACCGGAGATTATGAATATAGTTTAGGAGAATCCCTTAGTTTTTTCCAAGATTCCAACATCTTCACCAATGTTCCGGCTGGAATTCATACGGTTTATATAAGAGATAAAAACGGATGCGGAACAATTGATGAAACTATAGCTGTTGTTGGTTTGCCAAAATTCTTTACTCCCAACAACGATGGATACAACGATTATTGGAATGTAAAAGGGGTAAATGCGACTTTCAATCCCAATTCCATAATATATATTTTTGACCGATACGGAAAACTCATCAAACAAGTTGCCGCCACAAGTGAAGGTTGGGACGGAACTTTCAACGGAGCTCCAATGCTTGGAGACGATTATTGGTACACCATAAAACTAGAAGACGGAAGAGAAGCCAAAGGGCATTTTAGTTTGAAAAGATAG
- a CDS encoding DUF2141 domain-containing protein has translation MSKFFITTLFAVCSFGFAQNATLTVTVTGLKNNTGLLTVELYNAKGKFLKMAYKTASSAIKSNTATVTFIKIPKTEYSLMAYHDENDNGKLDKNFIGMPKEAVACSNNAKGFMGPPKYEDAKFTFTADSKISIKMNAAL, from the coding sequence ATGTCAAAATTTTTCATCACAACTTTATTCGCTGTTTGCAGTTTTGGATTTGCCCAAAACGCAACTCTTACCGTTACCGTTACGGGTTTAAAAAACAATACCGGATTACTCACCGTCGAATTATACAATGCCAAAGGAAAATTTCTGAAGATGGCTTATAAAACGGCTTCATCTGCTATCAAATCAAATACTGCGACTGTTACTTTTATTAAAATTCCCAAAACAGAATATAGTCTTATGGCGTATCATGACGAAAACGACAATGGCAAATTAGATAAAAATTTTATAGGAATGCCAAAAGAAGCTGTTGCCTGTTCAAATAATGCAAAAGGATTTATGGGACCTCCCAAATATGAAGACGCCAAATTTACCTTTACGGCCGATTCTAAAATCAGCATCAAAATGAATGCTGCGCTTTAG